The following coding sequences are from one Humulus lupulus chromosome X, drHumLupu1.1, whole genome shotgun sequence window:
- the LOC133807127 gene encoding COP9 signalosome complex subunit 4 gives MESAFANASSISDQRQKIEQYKHILSSVISSNDTTQAKKFIDHMLSDDVPLVVSRQLLQTFAQELGRLQPETQKEIAHYILAQIQPRVVSFEEQVLIIREKLAELYESEQQWSKAAQMLSGIDLDSGMRVIDDTFRLSKCVQIARLYLEDDDAINAEAFINKASFLVSSSQQEVLNLQYKVCYARILDLKRKFLEAALRYYDISQIEKRKIGEEEIDEEALEQALSAAVTCTILAAAGPQRSRVLATLYKDERCSKLKIYPILQKVYLERILRKPEIDAFAEELKAHQKAVLPDNFTVLDRAMIEHNLLSASKLYTNISFDELGTLLGIEPHKAEKIASRMIYEDRMRGSIDQVEAVIHFEDDTEELQRWDQQIVGLCQALNDVLDSMAKKGLPIPV, from the exons ATGGAGAGCGCCTTCGCGAACGCGTCTTCGATATCTGATCAGAGGCAAAAGATCGAGCAGTACAAACACATACTCTCGTCCGTCATTTCTTCCAATGATACAACCCAGGCCAAGAAGTTTATCGACCATA TGTTATCTGACGATGTACCATTGGTGGTTTCTCGGCAACTACTGCAGACCTTTGCGCAAGAATTAGGAAGGTTACAGCCGGAAACCCAGAAGGAGATTGCCCATTATATCCTTGCGCAGATTCAGCCTCGGGTTGTTTCGTTCGAGGAACAG GTGCTAATCATTCGAGAGAAACTTGCGGAATTGTATGAATCTGAACAGCAGTGGTCAAAAGCAGCTCAGATGCTCAGCGGCATCGATCTAGATTCTGGAATGAG AGTGATTGACGATACGTTCAGGTTATCAAAATGTGTCCAAATAGCTCGCCTGTATCTTGAG GATGATGATGCTATTAATGCAGAAGCTTTTATTAATAAGGCTTCATTCTTGGTTAGCAGCAGTCAGCAGGAAGTACTGAACTTACAATACAAG GTATGTTATGCAAGGATATTAGATTTGAAGAGGAAGTTCTTGGAAGCAGCATTGCGTTATTATGACATTTCTCAAATTGAGAAGAGGAAAATAGGAGAAGA AGAGATTGATGAGGAAGCACTGGAACAAGCTCTATCTGCTGCTGTGACTTGTACAATTCTGGCTGCTGCAGGACCCCAACGTTCTCGTGTTCTTGCAACTTTATACAAA GATGAAAGGTgctcaaaattaaaaatttatccaATTCTCCAAAAG GTATACTTGGAGAGAATTTTAAGAAAACCAGAAATTGATGCATTTGCTGAAGAATTAAAAGCACATCAG AAAGCTGTTTTACCTGACAACTTCACTGTCCTTGATCGTGCTATGATTGAGCATAATTTGCTGAGTGCGAGCAAACTTTACACAAACATAAG CTTCGATGAGTTGGGCACCTTGCTGGGCATTGAACCTCATAAG GCTGAAAAAATAGCGTCAAGAATGATCTATGAGGACAGAATGAGAGGATCGATTGATCAG GTGGAAGCTGTCATACATTTTGAGGATGACACAGAAGAACTGCAGCGATGGGATCAACAG ATAGTTGGGTTGTGTCAAGCCCTCAATGATGTCCTGGACAGCATGGCAAAGAAGGGATTGCCAATTCCTGTTTGA
- the LOC133806557 gene encoding uncharacterized protein LOC133806557 has protein sequence MYRKTKLRELPQFRASIDMEKPVFKLGLSFPNGTAFKQAIREYAIQNGMDIFFKKNDPHRIRAQCKGVDCSWVFIASKNDDTTTFIKTYNDEHKCARKNTNRFATSRWLSRKYMNEFKMNEKWGISSFMHKVSKDNVIEITRDKAYRAQLMATRAIEGSYEEQYASLWDYAEEIKWTNRGSTVEFLTEVGENGKPRFKRMYICYAGLKESFNEGCRPLIGLDGCHIKGVHPGKLLRAVGIDGNNQMYPIEFAVVKIENKDSWSWFLDLLKVDFKIENSNHWSFITYKQKGLEQALNGLWDEGVPKAEHMHCARHLENNFNKVFRDKTLKDLLWKATREVTIRGFEAMMLEIKSIDEEAYN, from the coding sequence ATGTACAGAAAAACCAAGCTGCGAGAGCTTCCTCAGTTTAGGGCTTCAATTGACATGGAAAAACCAGTGTTCAAGCTAGGGTTATCATTTCCAAATGGGACAGCTTTTAAGCAAGCAATTAGGGAGTATGCAATCCAAAATGGAATGGACATTTTTTTTAAGAAGAATGACCCTCATAGGATTAGGGCTCAATGTAAAGGTGTTGACTGTTCATGGGTTTTTATTGCATCGAAGAATGATGACACCACCACATTTATCAAAACTTATAATGATGAACACAAATGTGCTAGAAAGAATACAAATAGATTTGCAACGTCTAGATGGTTGAGTCGGAAGTACATGAATGAGTTCAAGATGAATGAGAAGTGGGGAATCTCTTCTTTCATGCACAAGGTTAGTAAGGACAATGTCATTGAGATTACACGGGACAAAGCTTATAGAGCTCAGCTGATGGCAACTAGAGCAATTGAAGGGAGCTATGAAGAGCAGTATGCTTCTCTTTGGGATTATGCAGAGGAGATTAAGTGGACCAATAGGGGTTCAACTGTTGAGTTTTTGACAGAAGTTGGTGAGAATGGTAAGCCACGTTTCAAGAGGATGTATATTTGCTATGCTGGATTAAAAGAAAGTTTCAATGAGGGTTGTAGACCTTTAATTGGGTTGGATGGCTGCCACATTAAAGGTGTACACCCAGGAAAACTTTTAAGAGCAGTTGGAATAGATGGGAATAACCAAATGTATCCTATAGAATTTGCTGTTGTTAAGATAGAAAATAAGGATTCATGGAGCTGGTTTCTGGACCTATTGAAGGTGGACTTTAAAATTGAAAACTCAAACCATTGGAGCTTTATTACATACAAGCAAAAAGGTTTAGAGCAAGCCTTGAATGGTTTGTGGGATGAGGGTGTACCTAAGGCCGAGCACATGCATTGTGCAAGGCATCTAGAGAATAATTTCAACAAAGTTTTCAGGGATAAAACCTTGAAAGACCTTTTATGGAAAGCTACGAGAGAGGTAACCATTAGGGGATTCGAAGCTATGATGTTGGAAATCAAATCAATTGATGAGGAAGCATACAACTAG